One window from the genome of Deinococcus psychrotolerans encodes:
- a CDS encoding replication initiator protein A, giving the protein MLDPPRTNTEPIRVNELDLTRAGIISVQKVMPSESASWQTEYVIGDVQHQVQGHAVYGRPYGSDADVLLAIQTLFFMAGCPEDNSISFTPSAVLKLMINAPSGREYTRIREALLRLSGVKWKLTRTRWDAKKNKLIGKTNVSGLLSSLELVDDVSGSDKAFGERTLNEQAVIQLTFTPDFAATIRDGLFQILDGELLSRLGQPSARSLYRVLQAHRIQTDDTLSHELSVSANDWLRACGMESDRFDNAKRTLDAAQTRLLDEGYLKNASFTGRGKAGTFQYTFASAPEPKLVDLLLARGVTRPVAETLSADHPDRVQPAIRSVDERLTSGWKPRSLPASLVDAVRNPAKWGYAVAPEKVRKGPAKTRPDSDPLPEPPDPREVILSSLKLKLKRAPSPMAQEALADLSPAGLGLLRSALMKPTPEYLALAEQVLGSPL; this is encoded by the coding sequence GTGATGCCGAGCGAGAGCGCCTCCTGGCAAACGGAGTATGTGATCGGCGACGTACAACACCAGGTGCAGGGTCACGCGGTCTATGGCCGACCCTACGGCAGTGACGCCGATGTACTGCTGGCCATCCAGACCCTGTTTTTTATGGCGGGCTGCCCAGAGGACAACTCGATCAGCTTCACGCCCAGTGCAGTCTTGAAACTCATGATCAATGCGCCCTCTGGCCGGGAGTACACCCGCATCCGTGAAGCCCTGCTCAGACTGTCTGGCGTGAAATGGAAGTTGACCCGCACCCGCTGGGACGCCAAGAAAAACAAACTCATCGGGAAAACCAACGTCAGTGGCTTGCTTTCAAGTCTGGAATTGGTGGACGATGTCTCCGGCAGCGACAAAGCTTTCGGAGAGCGAACCCTCAACGAGCAGGCCGTGATTCAGCTCACCTTCACACCAGACTTCGCCGCCACCATTCGCGATGGGCTCTTTCAGATTCTGGACGGTGAACTGCTCTCACGCCTCGGTCAACCCAGTGCCAGAAGCCTCTACCGGGTACTGCAAGCCCACCGGATCCAGACTGATGACACTCTCAGCCACGAATTGAGCGTCTCGGCCAACGATTGGCTGCGCGCCTGCGGGATGGAGTCAGACCGCTTCGACAACGCCAAGCGAACTCTTGATGCAGCCCAGACCCGGCTACTCGACGAGGGGTACTTGAAAAACGCCAGCTTCACGGGCCGGGGCAAGGCTGGAACGTTTCAGTACACTTTTGCCTCTGCCCCCGAACCTAAACTGGTGGATCTGCTTCTGGCCAGGGGCGTGACCCGGCCTGTGGCCGAGACGCTCTCAGCGGACCATCCTGACCGGGTGCAGCCAGCTATACGGTCCGTGGATGAACGCCTCACCAGTGGCTGGAAGCCCCGCTCTTTACCTGCCTCACTGGTAGACGCCGTACGGAACCCAGCGAAGTGGGGCTACGCTGTAGCTCCTGAGAAGGTCAGGAAGGGGCCTGCCAAGACGCGCCCTGACTCTGACCCACTTCCTGAGCCGCCAGACCCCAGAGAGGTCATTTTGAGCAGTTTAAAGCTCAAACTTAAACGCGCTCCCTCACCGATGGCCCAAGAAGCCCTCGCGGATCTCAGTCCTGCGGGACTCGGCCTCCTGAGATCGGCGCTGATGAAACCTACGCCGGAGTATCTCGCCCTGGCCGAGCAGGTGTTGGGATCACCACTTTAA